A genomic segment from Corylus avellana chromosome ca5, CavTom2PMs-1.0 encodes:
- the LOC132181438 gene encoding glucan endo-1,3-beta-D-glucosidase 1-like — protein sequence MALSICFFLFLSLSFWCNALAASHGQPSTPFLFPVTKSTVVPNPLRFFSPRLLSAPLPTNSFFQNLVVGKGNEPEYIHPYLIKSASSSLSLSYPSRLSNSSLISQVFVPDLTITSLNKTSRSAIPNTRHRISSYSDLSVTLDLPSNNLRFFLVRGSPFLTSSTITRRTTHLSISTIHAILSLSSDDSLTKHTVNLNNTQTWLFYTSAPVSFTHSISQIISSEFSGVIRFAILPDSKEKYEAILDKYSSCYPISGHVELTKPFRLEYKWNRKGKGKLLLLAHPLHSQLLSRNAVLEGFKYKSIDGDLVGVIGDSWALKLEPVPVTWHSIGGIKREHFPEIVSTLREDVDALNSTTISTSASYYYGKSVARAARLALIAEEVKFPKAIPLVAKFLRNAIQPWLDGNYGGNGFLYERQWGGLVTKLGSNSSSEDFGFGIYNDHHFHLGYFVYAIAVLAKIDPAWGRQYKPQAYSLVADYMNLGLGSSSYSYYPQLRNFDPWKLHSWAAGLFNFSDGRNQESTSEAVNAYYSAALLGLAYKDNHLEGIGSTLAALEILSAQTWWHVRKDDDMYGEEFTRKNRVVGILWANMRDTKLWFAPAEWKACRLGIQVLPISPITEILFPDAGFVRELVEWASPSLSLSGVGESWKDFVYALNGIYNYTSAVNNIRKLKVHDDGNSLSNLLWWIHSRRR from the coding sequence ATGGCATTAtcaatttgtttctttcttttcttgtccCTCTCCTTCTGGTGTAATGCATTAGCAGCATCTCATGGACAGCCATCCACTCCATTTCTCTTCCCTGTAACCAAATCAACAGTAGTTCCAAATCCTCTGCGTTTCTTCTCACCCCGTCTGCTCTCGGCTCCTCTTCCGACCAACTCGTTTTTCCAAAACCTTGTTGTCGGAAAAGGTAACGAACCCGAATACATCCACCCATATCTCATCAAATCTGCCTCCTCCTCTCTTTCCCTTTCCTACCCATCTCGTTTGTCCAACTCCTCCCTCATCAGCCAAGTCTTCGTCCCAGATCTCACCATCACTTCCTTGAACAAAACCAGCCGATCTGCCATTCCAAACACAAGGCATAGAATCTCTTCCTACAGTGATCTCAGTGTCACTTTGGATCTTCCTTCCAATAATCTCCGATTCTTCCTCGTTCGAGGAAGCCCTTTCTTGACCTCTAGTACTATCACTCGCAGGACTACACATCTTTCCATTTCAACCATCCATGCCATCCTCTCGTTATCTTCCGATGATTCTCTCACCAAACACACTGTCAACCTCAACAACACCCAGACTTGGCTCTTCTATACTTCAGCGCCTGTAAGTTTCACTCATAGCATATCTCAGATCATTTCCTCCGAGTTCTCTGGAGTCATACGGTTTGCTATCTTGCCGGATTCCAAGGAAAAATACGAGGCAATACTCGATAAATACAGCTCATGTTATCCAATTTCAGGCCATGTGGAATTGACTAAGCCCTTTCGTTTGGAGTACAAATGGAACagaaagggaaaaggaaagcTGCTGCTGCTTGCACACCCTCTCCATAGCCAACTATTGTCAAGGAACGCTGTCTTAGAGGGTTTCAAGTACAAAAGCATTGATGGTGATCTAGTGGGTGTTATAGGAGATTCATGGGCGTTGAAACTAGAACCAGTTCCAGTGACTTGGCACTCCATTGGAGGAATTAAGAGGGAACACTTTCCTGAAATTGTTTCCACGCTTCGCGAAGATGTTGATGCACTGAATTCAACAACAATATCAACATCAGCATCATATTATTATGGCAAATCAGTCGCAAGAGCAGCGAGGTTGGCATTGATTGCAGAGGAAGTGAAGTTTCCCAAGGCAATTCCACTGGTGGCGAAGTTCTTGAGAAATGCAATTCAACCTTGGTTAGATGGAAACTATGGTGGCAATGGGTTTTTGTACGAAAGGCAATGGGGCGGTCTTGTCACTAAACTAGGATCCAATAGTTCCTCTGAGGATTTTGGGTTTGGAATATATAATgatcatcattttcatttggGGTACTTTGTTTATGCAATTGCAGTGCTTGCAAAGATTGACCCTGCATGGGGGAGGCAATATAAGCCACAAGCTTATTCGCTCGTGGCAGATTACATGAACTTAGGCCTGGGATCATCTTCCTACTCGTATTATCCTCAGCTTAGAAATTTTGATCCCTGGAAATTACACTCCTGGGCTGCAGGGCTGTTTAATTTTTCGGATGGCCGAAATCAAGAGAGCACTAGTGAAGCAGTGAATGCATATTATTCTGCTGCATTGTTGGGATTGGCCTATAAAGACAACCATCTTGAGGGCATTGGGTCAACACTTGCTGCTTTGGAAATTCTGTCTGCCCAAACATGGTGGCATGTGAGAAAGGACGACGACATGTATGGGGAAGAATTTACCAGGAAGAATAGGGTGGTGGGCATTTTGTGGGCTAACATGAGGGATACCAAGCTTTGGTTTGCTCCGGCTGAGTGGAAAGCCTGCAGGCTTGGAATTCAGGTTCTTCCTATATCACCAATCACAGAGATTTTGTTTCCTGACGCTGGTTTTGTGAGAGAACTTGTTGAGTGGGCATCCCCGTCTTTGAGCTTGAGTGGAGTGGGAGAAAGCTGGAAAGACTTTGTCTATGCTTTGAATGGTATCTACAACTACACAAGTGCTGTAAACAATATCAGGAAGTTGAAGGTACATGATGATGGGAATTCCCTTTCCAACCTTTTATGGTGGATTCACAGTCGAAGGAGGTGA
- the LOC132182062 gene encoding uncharacterized protein LOC132182062 has translation MFKKAVEAKSHQRLSGADRKKLRRTVKDLFRRASDADIDTLLPPKAEITVAKFQNRVHVYGVEGGFPMFFDVDGRGKEIYPTVFALWNVPELLPAFMLKGGEVSRFLIGGADLMFPGISVPAEGLPSFLAGEPWAVKVPGNPAPIAVGVTAMSSTEALKAGLRGKALRITHYYHDLLWESVEGHYVPNAGFLEDVVFEDPAILQSCQTSESCEGAIDASNGQWNGNDNNEVGEPVDVTDILSEHNHPSSSSTQIDVENDTAEEVIADIGDLRVGNNVSSEESNDQ, from the exons atgttcAAGAAGGCAGTGGAGGCGAAGTCACACCAGAGACTGTCGGGGGCAGACAGGAAGAAGCTTAGACGAACCGTCAAAGACCTCTTTCGTAGAGCCTCCGATGCCGATATCGACACCTTGCTTCCTCccaag GCGGAGATAACTGTTGCAAAGTTTCAAAATCGAGTCCATGTATATGGTGTAGAAGGAGGATTCCCTATGTTTTTTGATGTTGATGGGCGAGGCAAAGAAATATATCCCACAG TCTTTGCTCTCTGGAATGTCCCTGAACTCTTGCCTGCTTTCATGCTGAAAGGGGGTGAGGTTTCACGATTTCTCATTGGAGGGGCAGATTTGATGTTTCCTGGTATTAGTGTACCTGCTGAAGGTTTACCTTCATTTCTAGCTGGGGAACCATGGGCAGTTAAAGTCCCTGGAAATCCTGCTCCAATTGCA GTTGGGGTGACCGCTATGAGCAGCACTGAAGCCTTAAAAGCTGGTTTGCGTGGAAAGGCATTAAGAATCACTCACTATTATCATGACTTACTATG GGAATCAGTTGAGGGCCACTATGTCCCGAATGCTGGCTTCTTAGAAGATGTTGTATTTGAGGATCCTGCTATACTGCAGTCTTGTCAAACTTCTGAGTCATGTGAAGGTGCTATTGATGCTTCTAATGGTCAATGGAATGGCAATGATAACAACGAAGTGGGTGAACCTGTTGATGTAACTGATATCCTGTCCGAACATAATCATCCTTCGAGTTCATCAACACAGATTGATGTTGAGAATGATACTGCTGAAGAAGTAATTGCAGACATTGGTGATTTAAGGGTAGGAAATAATGTTTCTTCTGAGGAATCAAACGATCAA